Proteins from one Silurus meridionalis isolate SWU-2019-XX chromosome 3, ASM1480568v1, whole genome shotgun sequence genomic window:
- the tsn gene encoding translin — translation MSVTEMFTYIQGFLTADQDIREDIRKVVQILEQTAREILTVLQSVHQPSGFKDIPSKCLKARELFCTVQTQIGDLKTKFPVEQYYRFHEHWRFVLQRLAFLAAFVVYLESESLVTREEVAKILGIEVEREKGFHLDLEDYLAGILIMASELSRLAVNSVTSGDYGRPLRISNFINELDSGFRLLNLKNDPLRKRYDGLKYDVKKIEEVVYDLSIRGLAKEQEAGGDK, via the exons ATGTCAGTTACAGAGATGTTCACCTACATCCAGGGCTTTCTAACTGCTGATCAAGATATTCGCGAG GACATAAGAAAAGTTGTCCAAATTCTCGAGCAGACTGCCAGAGAGATCCTCACCGTCCTCCAAAGTGTCCATCAACCATCTGGTTTCAAAGACA TTCCCAGCAAGTGTCTGAAGGCCAGGGAGCTGTTCTGCACTGTTCAAACCCAAATTGGTGATCTGAAAACAAAGTTCCCTGTGGAACAGTATTATAG GTTCCATGAGCACTGGAGGTTTGTCCTGCAGCGCCTTGCATTTCTTGCTGCTTTTGTGGTCTATTTGGAAAGCGAGTCATTGGTGACACGAGAGGAGGTGGCAAAAATCCTTGGAA TTGaagtagaaagagagaaaggattCCACCTGGACCTTGAAGATTATTTAGCGGGAATCCTTATTATGGCCAGTGAACTG TCAAGACTGGCAGTCAACAGTGTAACATCTGGAGACTATGGTCGACCTCTTCGTATCTCAAATTTCATCAATGAACTCGATTCTGGTTTTCGCCTTCTAAATCTGAAAAATGACCCTCTACGTAAACGCTATGATGGTCTTAAGTATGACGTGAAGAAGATTGAGGAGGTAGTGTATGACCTGTCAATCCGTGGCCTTGCCAAGGAGCAGGAAGCCGGGGGAGATAAGTAG
- the si:dkey-91i10.2 gene encoding uncharacterized protein si:dkey-91i10.2: MAALAVVMPDVDPLPCEYSPAVSPAGCSMDLEPCFSELPEPLSVLGPPISGFPQHRNSSCINLDAPVNHYPAGPNNNLLSNMGLRYCSTSNVHPIKQPESQSSCRAGQLSQSCVNSGNNRLYRSLENLHWNADPGLYTYRSMESEFVLHCTPSSQWYDGTSQRSQLYTMMHSAENMAFYPRPGLMKKDLPLFPQWLFPAVEDWAMNGNARKGLRDKLRLQSTRVAEPNKPLRPQPLNYFSDHEMASHFGHLSSPGQVNGKKEMHSCRITSPEEIKQEVLRRLQLHRQRSTPNLALISSQEANFSKSHTSEHVGSIAQSAPERKRPPMSRLHIPTFEEFKRMRQKDSGEGLGSSTASTSGVARQEGQCREGNCEVKVKDRLHIGAKTDTEIWKNCNCTDVAHPCGSSGKESSNSRFTEEALNAPICTGPAPRSLLQPTSTTAGEEQTNKAGGSESIDPALVPFPPNRENAEGTSACCPTILLDGKDLSSYGAKIYKIKTDLLGSALDLIKKSCSAEISAKAPVRLSHDQHNGTDITSPQPGCQSACVAMTTSACRQEACSEATGREEPRECKLFGSGCRRSSSDATYESPGTVRTQRGCRLRPHYSDPMPTDAAKRKQLEMKIAAAARLHSQRRDRDSGMRTVRGHSEPRGEGRNGRLGVSRACQHRWSTVSSVSADSGVVGLSDEREDEEEPRRSRRSAGAEVERVDSGIGSGLAPNWKRPSELFKTWETQRPCPDCGHRDTTREEGMCERCSKLRTERKEAILEFLNTETSYGEDLRIIKEEFYFPMQSAGLLTAEQLTVVFSNVQELIDVNDRFTEHLQDNIDQALDQGDEDLLTVCIGEIFLEFVNMLPAFQTYCLQQSTSVNMLNTLEKEKELLRIFLDVSQNDNSALRRMNLRSFLMAPLQRVTKYPLLLSRIIKATNEYHPDYERLKEAKSRVESHLEHINMKSKQEGTATWSLRSFRRESRKNREVINIEMRETSMKLVGWARESTRFIMEGPLQISQPADGQWVKKGSKSLKFQNVQSLLMVHMSDGGVRGDQMEAFETVQDGVLVLIKDKSSGKFAVLREPIRLANCVVSTDPDCDDTFEVLDIRREAFVLRASDKSRTQQWLRLIKRYTCDLGLWRKRRNALPNIMINTSQIRS; encoded by the exons ATGGCAGCTCTTGCTGTGGTCATGCCAGACGTAGACCCTTTGCCATGTGAGTATTCCCCAGCAGTTTCCCCTGCTGGCTGCAGCATGGACCTGGAGCCTTGCTTCAGTGAGTTGCCAGAACCGCTCTCTGTCCTTGGCCCCCCTATATCTGGTTTCCCTCAACACAGAAACTCCTCATGCATCAACTTAGATGCACCAGTGAACCACTATCCAGCAGGACCCAACAACAACCTCCTTAGCAACATGGGTCTTAGGTACTGTTCCACCAGCAATGTGCATCCAATTAAACAGCCAGAGTCTCAGTCCAGCTGCAGGGCAGGGCAACTCTCACAGAGTTGTGTCAACTCGGGCAATAATCGACTCTACCGTAGCCTGGAAAATCTGCACTGGAATGCAGACCCTGGACTATACACTTACAGAAGTATGGAGAGTGAGTTTGTTCTTCACTGCACCCCCAGCAGTCAATGGTATGATGGAACTTCTCAGAGATCACAGCTCTACACAATGATGCACTCCGCTGAGAACATGGCTTTCTATCCTCGGCCAGGGCTAATGAAAAAGGACTTGCCTCTTTTTCCTCAGTGGCTTTTTCCTGCTGTGGAGGACTGGGCCATGAATGGCAATGCACGGAAAGGCCTGAGAGACAAACTTCGCCTTCAAAGCACTCGTGTGGCTGAGCCTAACAAGCCCCTTCGACCTCAACCTCTGAATTATTTTAGCGATCATGAGATGGCATCACATTTTGGACATCTGTCATCTCCAGGACAGGTGAATggcaaaaaagaaatgcattctTGTCGTATTACCAGTCCAGAGGAAATCAAGCAGGAGGTGCTGCGTCGGCTACAGCTTCACAGGCAGAGGAGTACTCCTAACCTAGCACTCATTTCCAGCCAGGAAGCCAACTTTAGCAAGTCACACACCTCAGAGCATGTTGGCAGTATTGCCCAGTCTGCACCTGAGAGGAAAAGACCTCCTATGAGTCGCCTGCACATTCCAACATTTGAAGAGTTCAAGAGGATGAGGCAAAAGGATAGTGGTGAAGGCCTGGGTTCTTCAACTGCATCAACCAGTGGAGTAGCCAGACAGGAAGGCCAATGCAGAGAGGGAAATTGTGAAGTGAAAGTTAAAGACAGATTACATATTGGGGCCAAAACTGACACAGAAATCTGGAAAAACTGCAACTGTACTGATGTAGCTCATCCATGTGGTTCTAGTGGGAAAGAGTCAAGTAACAGCAGGTTTACTGAAGAAGCTTTAAATGCCCCAATCTGCACAGGACCTGCACCACGCTCTCTTTTGCAACCCACGAGTACCACTGCAGGTGAAGAGCAGACTAACAAAGCAGGAGGCTCTGAAAGTATAGATCCTGCACTGGTCCCTTTCCCTCCCAACAGGGAGAATGCAGAGGGGACATCAGCCTGTTGTCCTACCATACTCCTGGATGGGAAAGATTTGTCTAGTTATGGAGCCAAGATCTACAAGATAAAGACGGACCTCCTTGGATCAGCTCTGGACCTTATAAAGAAGAG CTGCAGTGCAGAGATCAGCGCCAAAGCCCCCGTCAGACTGTCACATGACCAGCACAACGGTACTGACATCACCAGTCCCCAGCCTGGGTGTCAGTCTGCCTGCGTTGCCATGACAACGTCGGCCTGCAGACAGGAGGCTTGCAGTGAAGCTACTGGACGAGAAGAGCCAAGAGAATGC AAGCTCTTTGGGTCAGGATGCAGGCGATCCAGCTCGGATGCAACCTATGAGTCGCCTGGAACGGTGAGGACGCAGCGTGGGTGTCGCCTGCGCCCTCACTACAGTGACCCCATGCCCACCGATGCTGCCAAACGCAAGCAGCTGGAGATGAAGATCGCTGCTGCTGCACGTCTCCACAGTCAACGCAGAGACAGAGATAGTG GTATGCGCACAGTTAGGGGCCACTCTGAACCTAGAGGAGAAGGTCGGAATGGACGCCTTGGTGTGAGCCGTGCATGTCAGCACCGTTGGAGCACAGTAAGCAGTGTGAGTGCCGACAGTGGTGTAGTGGGGCTGAGTGATGAGcgtgaggatgaggaggaacCACGGCGGTCTCGCCGCAGTGCTGGGGCTGAAGTAGAGCGAGTGGACAGTGGAATTGGGTCAGGACTGGCACCAAACTGGAAGAGGCCCTCCGAATTGTTTAAAACATGGGAGACCCAGCGGCCATGCCCAGACTGTGGCCACCGAGACACCACTCGAGAGGAAGGTATGTGTGAGCGATGCTCAAAGTTACGAACCGAGCGCAAGGAGGCCATTCTAGAGTTCCTCAACACCGAGACGAGTTATGGTGAGGATCTGCGCATCATCAAGGAAGAGTTTTACTTTCCCATGCAGAGTGCAGGACTGCTCACAGCTGAACAGTTGACTGTGGTCTTCAGCAATGTGCAGGAGCTAATTGATGTGAATGACAGGTTCACAGAGCATCTGCAAGACAACATTGACCAAGCACTTGATCAG GGAGATGAAGATCTGCTCACTGTATGCATTGGAGAAATCTTTTTGGAGTTTGTCAACATGCTACCAGCCTTTCAGACCTACTGCTTGCAGCAATCAACATCTGTCAACATGCTTAAcacactagagaaagaaaaagagctgcttag GATATTCCTTGATGTATCCCAGAACGACAATTCGGCTCTGCGGCGTATGAATCTGCGATCCTTTCTCATGGCTCCACTGCAACGTGTGACCAAGTATCCTTTGTTGCTGAGCCGCATCATCAAAGCTACTAATGAATATCACCCTGATTATGAGCGCCTGAAGGAGGCTAAAAGTCGGGTGGAGTCTCATTTGGAGCACATCAACATGAAGAGCAAGCAAGAGGGCACAGCCACATGGTCCCTGCGCTCCTTTCGGCGTGAAAGTCGCAAGAACCGTGAAGTAATCAACATTGAGATGAGAGAGACATCCATGAAACTTGTAGGCTGGGCTCGTGAGAGCACGCGCTTTATTATGGAGGGTCCGCTGCAGATCTCACAGCCTGCTGATGGCCAGTGGGTGAAAAAAGGTAGCAAGTCCCTCAAATTTCAGAATGTGCAAAGCCTGTTGATGGTGCACATGTCAGACGGAGGGGTACGGGGAGACCAAATGGAGGCCTTCGAGACTGTGCAGGAtggtgtgctggtactgataaAAGATAAAAGTAGTGGCAAGTTTGCTGTACTGCGTGAACCCATACGTCTAGCTAACTGTGTGGTTTCGACCGACCCGGACTGTGACGACACGTTCGAGGTGCTGGACATCCGACGCGAAGCTTTTGTTTTACGTGCCTCAGACAAATCACGTACACAGCAGTGGCTTCGTCTCATTAAGAGGTACACATGTGATCTGGGGCTCTGGAGAAAAAGACGCAATGCACTTCCTAATATAATGATCAACACATCCCAGATCCGCTCTTGA